A window of Candidatus Latescibacterota bacterium genomic DNA:
AAAATTCTACATATCCGGGCAGGAATGAGATTTCAGGAATTTGATTACTGATGAATGATCCCGGGATCTTCGCTCTTCAGCTCGTTGTCTATATACTTCTGGTGTTTCTTGTTCATCGCGTCAGTATATACCCTGCTCACATATCCGATAAAGTTGAAGACATCGATGTCTTTTATCTCGGACTGGGAACGAAGGTCACGCAGACGCTGCATCACGTCGGTCATGTCGTTTTGAGAGACGATCTCGTCTGTGTAACAGCTCCAGAACTTGTCCATCGTGTACGAAAGTTCCTGGCCGTATTTTGTCGAGAGTTCGGATGGTAATCCGGAAGAGAGGACTCCGACTTCTTTATTATAGATCGACTCTCCGATCGTGGAGCGGAAGGCGATCAATGCACCGATCCCGACGACAACAACCACGACGATGATTATCAATGTGCGTTTCATTTTCATAAACGATCCTCCAGCAATTACCCTAATATCGGTTTTTTGAGGACTCAAATCCAGATTAATCCAGATAATTATATTCTGGGTCCAGCAACTACCCATAGGAGCCTTATCCAGTCAGGCTACCTTCCAGCTGAACGCTTCAGGGTCTTTTCGAACCATTCGGAGCTCAAGCAGCAGGCTTCGACCAGGCAATCGGCTGGTTCCGTCATGGGATGTACTGCCCCGAAGGAGTGTCCGCACCCCTCGAGTATTTCCATTTTTACTTCTGCCGCACGGGGGTGAAGGAGCAGGCCCTCTGCTTCCTTGAGCGTGACGGCCGCGTCGCGGCGCCCGTGTACGATCAAGTGGGGGATCTTCAGTTCTGATGCCCTGAGCGAAAGATCGTATTGTTCCCTGTGCGCGTCGATATCCTCGAAATACGAATAATCGAGCCACAGCCCCGACTCGGCTCGCGATTCGTTAAAGGCAAGTCGGCCCCTTTTTTTCCATTCCTTTTTGCGGCGTTCGGTGTATCTGTCCAGTTTCGAGAGGGCGGACCATGTGACGATCGAAGCGATCTCGGGGCTGTCCGGGGAAACCAGAATAGAAACGGCGCCGCCCCTGCTGTGGCCCAGGAGCCCCCACCTGGTTCCGTTGGCGTTCACCGGCATCTTCTCGGAGTGGGCGAACGAGATGACTTTTTTCAGGTCAATGATCTCCCTGCTGACAGAATTCGACGCGAAGAGATCCGGCCTCGTGATTTTCCCCGTCCCCTCATCGACTCCGCAATGCGAGAAGCTGAATGTAAGGACATGGAAGCCGTTGACAGCAAGATGACGGGAAAGATACGGGAAAAAGCCCCAGCGTCTGTAGCCAAGGAAGCCATGTGAGATGATGATCAGGGGGCGGGGGACTGCCGGTGCGATCGAGTAGAAATCTGCCGCGATTCCGGCTGAACCGCTGATATCGGCAAGGCCCGCCTTGCCGGACTCTATTTGAATGTCGATCGTCTGTATCCGAGATGTGTCCACCCTGTCTCTCCTCGTATTTATCCGGTCTATGGAGAAAGTCATAAGCTGATCGATCCACTTCGGCGGACCGACCCGCAGAGGATATGACATGAAACGGATATAGTCAACATCCACTCCCGATATCCTTTTAACAGGCTCTCTGGTAATCCTCTGAATGATGAATGCTGCCCTTGATGTTCCTTCATCCTTCAAGTATTATGTATGAGACGAATATGTATGAGATGACCGTGTGCCGTATGTCATTGATGGGGGCGTAAATGACCAGAAGAATAATCACGGGAATTATAATCACTCTGGTACTTCTCGCGGTAGCCAGGCGCCTGTCCATGAACAATTCTGAAGCTCTTTTGTCCTCATCGGGCGGAGTGACGGTCACTCATTCTACGGTATTCGAGCAGGTCGGGCGGGAAATGCCTGTACTCACTGTGAGGGTCGAGCCAGCGGATGGAGCGCACGCGTATCTGGTCTACAGGGTACAGGGCGAAGACATGTCGGGGAGAGGCGACCAGGATAACGATGAGACCGCAGGATCTGATAATATAGTAAAAGTCGAGATGACAGCCGGGGAGAACGGGACTTTCAGCGGTAATCTTCCGGATCTGGAAAAAGGAAACAGGCTCGGATATGCTTTTGAGGTGGAGGTGAAGGACGAGGAGTCGGGGCAGCAGGAAAGATTGCGGTTACCCGAAATTGAAGGGTCGTTTCTCACTTTGAAATACAAGGGAGAGGTCTCGACCCTGGTTCTGATACTGCACGTGATATTCATGTTCGGGGCATTCTTTTTTATGGTGGAATCGGGTCTGTGCGCGATACCTGTGTTCAAGGGCGCCGAAGGTAAAGAGATGACTGCAGTGATGATGAGGTGGCTCATCCTCTTCACTTTTGTTGGTGGCTGGCCTCTTGGATTTATCCTGAATTACCAGAGATTTGGCCCGATATGGGAAGGGTTTCCTTTCGGATATGATATTACCGATAACAAGACACAGCTCATGTTGGTCATTTGGGCGATCACCGTGTTACTTTCTCTCGGAAGCTTTTTTGGGAAGGGTGAAGAGAAGGACAAGCTGGGCAGGAAAGGTTTCGCGATAGCAGTGCTGGTGAGTACAATACTCAGTTTCCTGATTTTCCTGATTCCACACAGTCTGTGATCTGTCACATGAACACTTCTGAAACAACCGACCTCTTTCTTTCCAGCCGCGTATGCCTTGCACCTATGGCAGGTTTCACAGATGCACCCTACCGATTGATATGCAGGGAGTTCGGCGCCGACTTCTGTGTGACGGAGATGGTGAGTGCCGATGGCCTGGTGCGCGAGGGAGACAAAACACACAAGATCATGACGAGGCTCGAGGGTGAAGGTCCGGTGGGCGTTCAGCTTTTCGGGTCCGATCCCGAGATACTGGCTGAAGCGGCTGGAATAGCAGAGGAGACCGGGCCTGCCTTCATCGACCTGAATTTCGGTTGTCCGGCAAAAAAGGTCATAAGGAGGAACGGTGGGGTGGCGATCATGCGCGATCTTGGCCTGATGGAAAGGATCTGCCGTCGGGTCGTAGAGGCAGTGAGTCTGCCCGTAACGGCCAAGATACGCAGTGGATGGAGCGCGGTGGAGGAAAATTATATCGAGGCAGGCAGAGTCGCCCAGGGAGCAGGATGCGCGGCAGTGACGATCCACCCCAGGTATCGCACGCAGGGATTCTCGGGCAGCGCCGCATGGGCGCATATCGCGAGGCTCGGGAGTGAGCTTGATATCCCGGTCATCGCCAACGGCGATGTAAAGGATCCAGAGGACTATTTTAAAATAGTTGATGAAACAGGATGCACACTTGTTATGATAGGCAGGGGCGCGTTCGGACGCCCATGGATATTCAGGGAGATCAAGGAACGGCTATCGGTCAGGGAAGGATCTTCCGGCAAGGAATCGTCGGGTCCGGGATCATCCGGTCAGGAATCGCCTGATCGAGAACCATTCGAGCAAATGACTCTCTCAGGTCGACTTGATATCCTGGGGCGATTTCTGGAGATGGAAATCGCATGGAAGGGCGAGAAACTGGCTTTACTGGAGATGCGCAAATTTTACAGGTGGTTTCTCAGGGGGCATCCCGATATGAAGAAATACCGGATGGCGCTTGTCACAGCGGAGACAAGGGAGGCCGTTCTCGGCCACCTGTCGCTGCTCAGAGAGGAGATAGATAATAAATGGATGAAGCCCGCTTAAAAGAATTACTGGAGAATGTGGCCGGTGGAAAAATGGATGTCACCCAGGCTCTGGACAGACTCAAAGTACTTCCCTTCGAGGATATGGAA
This region includes:
- a CDS encoding alpha/beta fold hydrolase produces the protein MDVDYIRFMSYPLRVGPPKWIDQLMTFSIDRINTRRDRVDTSRIQTIDIQIESGKAGLADISGSAGIAADFYSIAPAVPRPLIIISHGFLGYRRWGFFPYLSRHLAVNGFHVLTFSFSHCGVDEGTGKITRPDLFASNSVSREIIDLKKVISFAHSEKMPVNANGTRWGLLGHSRGGAVSILVSPDSPEIASIVTWSALSKLDRYTERRKKEWKKRGRLAFNESRAESGLWLDYSYFEDIDAHREQYDLSLRASELKIPHLIVHGRRDAAVTLKEAEGLLLHPRAAEVKMEILEGCGHSFGAVHPMTEPADCLVEACCLSSEWFEKTLKRSAGR
- a CDS encoding tRNA-dihydrouridine synthase translates to MNTSETTDLFLSSRVCLAPMAGFTDAPYRLICREFGADFCVTEMVSADGLVREGDKTHKIMTRLEGEGPVGVQLFGSDPEILAEAAGIAEETGPAFIDLNFGCPAKKVIRRNGGVAIMRDLGLMERICRRVVEAVSLPVTAKIRSGWSAVEENYIEAGRVAQGAGCAAVTIHPRYRTQGFSGSAAWAHIARLGSELDIPVIANGDVKDPEDYFKIVDETGCTLVMIGRGAFGRPWIFREIKERLSVREGSSGKESSGPGSSGQESPDREPFEQMTLSGRLDILGRFLEMEIAWKGEKLALLEMRKFYRWFLRGHPDMKKYRMALVTAETREAVLGHLSLLREEIDNKWMKPA